One Chromatiales bacterium genomic window, AAGTGTTTGACCGTTATTCTCAGCAATGCGCACCAGCATACTATCTAGAGCAACTTCATCTACCGCTATACCTAGTCGTTTAGCCTCCTGTAGCTGCAACTTGACAACTATCAACTGTTCCAAAACATTGGCAACCAATACATCAGGTGGCGGTATTTGTTGTTCTTGCCGACTCAGGTTCTCTCTGACACGCGCTACAGTCATAGCCAACTCACGCGAACTAATTGCCACATCACCTACCACCGCAACAACTTTATCTATCACCTTTGGTTGCGCAACTACAGGCGTAGAAATAGTAGCGGCAATCAGGAGCATTACAATAAAACTGAAAGCTACTTGTCGTTTAGATAGCAATACTAAGTTCGTCATATAGTTTTTTTGAAAAGTCTTTTCCATCATTATTTTTCCGTGATTTCCTAATCTATTATATCCATACCGCGGCTAAAACTCCCTAAATTCAATTCCTACAGGCTTAGCGTAGCGGACCTTCCAAGAAAACCTTAACCCGGACACGGATGACGGCAGGTGGTCGGGTCACTGCTATCATGTAGTGCTCCTTTGTCTTGCCATCTTGGGCGGTCACTACGACCGTAATCGTGGTGACTTCACCTGCGGCTAGTGCAATGCCACTACTTGCGCTGCCACTCTCTACCTCTGCCGCCTCCACCGTGATAGTTGCATCGGCATTAGTCGCCGTCGGCGTCACCGTTATCGTTCCCGTTGTAACTGCGATAGTTGCGCTCGGATGATTTGCTGTCGGCGTCACCGTTATCGTGGTTGTCGCATTGGCAACCTCAACTGTGTAATCTAATGTATCGCGCATAAAGGGTGGCATTAATGTGCCTGTCGACACCGTCAAGTCACTTAAACTCGCATCACTACTCGGCGGTCGGCTGACTGCTATCGTATAAGTATTTGTAGTGCCGTCTTGGGCGGTCACTACCACCGTAATCTTGGTGACTTCACCTGCGGTTAATGGAATGCCACTACTTGCGCTGCCACCATTCACTGTGATACCCGCATCAGGATCACTTGCTGTCGGCGTCAATGTTATCGTGGTTATCGTATTGGCTACTGATACTGTATAACTCTGTATATCGCTCATAAAGTCTGGGCTTAATATGCCTGCCGACACCTCCAATGCGCTTAAGCTCGCATCATTGCTCAGCGGTCGACTTACTGCTATCGTGTAAGTATTTTCAGTGCCGTCTTGGGCGGTCACTACGACTGTAATCGTCGTTGTGCCACCTTCGGCTAAGGCAATGCTTCCACTTGCACGACCACTAGCCGCTGCATCTTTATTCACTGTGATAGTTGCTCTCGGATGTCTCGCTGTCGGGGTCACTATTATCGTTCTCGTCGCATTGGCAACCATCACTGTGTAGTCTTGTATGTCGCTACTAAAGGGCTGACTTAATATGCCTGCCGATACCATCAAATCACTTAAGTTGGCATCAAAACTAGGCAATAAAGCACCACAGTTAGGTTGTCCGGATATACCACAGGCTGGATTGTTGTCATCAGGACCTCTTGTATATTTAAGCACCGGATATT contains:
- a CDS encoding cadherin-like beta sandwich domain-containing protein, giving the protein GGRVGGLVGSNGRNGSITNSYAMGAVTGQDEVGGLVGFNGGSITNSYAMGAVTGQDKVGGLVGYNDEDSITITNSYAMGTVTGQGGRVGGLVGSNFGSITNSYAMGAVTGQDKVGGLVGNNVGIGSITNSYATGDVRGQGSVGGLVGDNDGSIANSYATGDVTGGIHVGGLIGFRDGSIKNSSPQSTEALQSPTAATGIYSEWSTANWDFGNSLQYPVLKYTRGPDDNNPACGISGQPNCGALLPSFDANLSDLMVSAGILSQPFSSDIQDYTVMVANATRTIIVTPTARHPRATITVNKDAAASGRASGSIALAEGGTTTITVVVTAQDGTENTYTIAVSRPLSNDASLSALEVSAGILSPDFMSDIQSYTVSVANTITTITLTPTASDPDAGITVNGGSASSGIPLTAGEVTKITVVVTAQDGTTNTYTIAVSRPPSSDASLSDLTVSTGTLMPPFMRDTLDYTVEVANATTTITVTPTANHPSATIAVTTGTITVTPTATNADATITVEAAEVESGSASSGIALAAGEVTTITVVVTAQDGKTKEHYMIAVTRPPAVIRVRVKVFLEGPLR